A portion of the Manihot esculenta cultivar AM560-2 chromosome 2, M.esculenta_v8, whole genome shotgun sequence genome contains these proteins:
- the LOC110609040 gene encoding disease resistance protein RPV1, whose protein sequence is MASASSFTLPCKTPFEVFLSFRRPDTGESFTSHLYKALSDENIQTFIDKGLERGKEIESSLLKGIEESEISVIVFSKGYASSPWCLDELVKILECRRTMGRIVLPIFYRVDPSDVESQSGIFGDGFRENEEQHMESTLRVQRWRSALKEAASISGWDSKEHRPESVLVEAVVKAVKENLSTLSQMSPVDSNGFVGIESSIEQIQSLLCIESEEIRFVGIWGMGGIGKSTCAEILYHSISDKFNASCFLTNVKETLKKAGSISMLRAILSKVLKHGDVDIETPNILPASIARKLRRRKVLIVLDDVNEDSLIVNGNWFGPGSRIIVTSRDLQVLKTRVDEQYIYEIQALSHYDALQLFSLNATRQKLPPLDYMEFSEKVVKYAQGLPLALKVIGSHLYKRPKREWEIALDKLTKCPDSNIQKILKISYDELEEIEKDVFLDIACFFKGENKCQVENYLVGSYGVATNWGMIRLVDKYLITIVHNKLEMHDLIQEIGQDIARREGSRLLNTKDFQRLLTTNKGKSKVKGIFLDMSKMEKLHIDEEAFSGLDNLKYLKVYRSSCNYGDAGFIFDSNYLQYLPNELRLLYWEEYPCELLPTSFLAENLVELSLPSSNIKRLWSGDQAPQKLKYLDLFRCKQLIELPNLSSATNLKSISLVSCKSLVEIPSSIQHLSNLTSLDLDGCKNLKSVPSLSKLESLEYLSLSWCSNINIVPDLPMGIKEVYSYDSGIEELSSSMECLSSLVHLGMGECVKLKTLPSSMSLLKCLRWLDLNGCLGLVEIPDDIVSLSLLEKLSLDNCNRLQGLPELPCRLGILRAGNCTLLETTVSTSYINLPKYSGRKNYEFNYCNCVNLNQNSRCNIVKDARLRIEQLATNNTESGVGFFVGLPGSEIPRWFSYENPRSSMDIRFPFGCFNSMFLGFAFSAILSFEVPVIAAKMLLNCKCNFKNVKGGERDFSIIEYFPPVTVPESDHLFLWYKHYTYSDDLCNVKEATFTFTAELLNYNFDQLECEKYKLKVKICGVHLMYGNEEVNKCKPSRAETSLSLHCGETNPNFKESVLETESNDKNIRLDYLSSNQTNAFTDGRSACEKEEPLCLNVYSSNAEDECGYNETMLPFYHYLWMS, encoded by the exons ATGGCTTCTGCTTCATCTTTCACCTTACCCTGCAAAACCCCCTTTGAAGTTTTCCTTAGCTTTAGACGTCCTGATACAGGTGAAAGTTTTACCAGCCATCTTTATAAAGCTTTGAGTGATGAAAATATCCAAACTTTCATAGACAAAGGACTTGAAAGAGGAAAAGAGATAGAATCATCCCTGTTGAAAGGTATCGAAGAATCTGAAATTTCAGTGATCGTTTTCTCAAAAGGCTACGCTTCTTCTCCATGGTGTCTGGATGAACTCGTGAAGATTCTTGAATGCAGAAGAACAATGGGACGGATAGTTTTGCCCATTTTCTACAGAGTGGATCCATCTGATGTTGAATCACAGAGTGGGATCTTCGGAGATGGATTCCGAGAGAATGAAGAACAGCACATGGAGAGTACGTTGAGGGTGCAACGATGGAGGAGTGCTTTGAAAGAAGCGGCCTCTATTTCTGGCTGGGATTCCAAGGAACACAG GCCTGAATCTGTTTTAGTTGAGGCGGTTGTTAAAGCCGTTAAAGAAAATTTAAGCACACTGTCCCAGATGTCCCCAGTTGATTCCAATGGCTTTGTTGGAATTGAATCATCCATTGAACAAATTCAGTCTCTCTTATGCATTGAATCAGAAGAGATTCGGTTTGTGGGAATTTGGGGAATGGGAGGCATTGGCAAATCAACCTGTGCTGAAATTTTATACCATAGCATCTCTGATAAGTTCAATGCTTCTTGCTTTCTTACAAATGTTAAAGAAACATTAAAGAAAGCTGGATCAATCTCGATGCTGAGGGCTATTCTTTCTAAAGTTCTAAAGCATGGAGATGTAGATATTGAAACTCCTAACATATTACCTGCTTCGATTGCACGTAAGCTTCGAAGGAGGAAAGTTCTAATAGTTCTTGATGATGTCAATGAAGACAGTCTTATTGTAAATGGGAACTGGTTCGGTCCTGGAAGTAGGATCATTGTAACAAGTAGAGATCTACAAGTGCTTAAGACAAGAGTTGATGAACAATATATATACGAGATTCAAGCATTGTCTCACTATGATGCTCTTCAGTTATTCAGTTTGAATGCTACAAGGCAAAAACTCCCCCCTCTAGATTATATGGAGTTCTCAGAAAAGGTGGTAAAATATGCTCAAGGTCTTCCATTAGCACTTAAAGTTATAGGTTCTCATCTGTATAAAAGGCCTAAGAGAGAATGGGAAATTGCATTGGACAAACTAACAAAATGTCCTGACTCAAATATTCAGAAAATACTGAAAATAAGCTATGATGAATTGGAAGAAATTGAGAAGGATGTGTTCCTTGATATTGCTTGTTTCTTCAAAGGTGAAAACAAATGTCAGGTGGAAAATTATCTGGTTGGAAGTTATGGTGTTGCTACAAATTGGGGAATGATTCGTTTGGTGGACAAATATCTCATAACCATTGTGCATAACAAATTGGAAATGCATGATTTGATACAAGAAATTGGTCAAGATATTGCTCGACGAGAAGGAAGCAGATTATTGAATACTAAAGATTTTCAGCGTTTGTTGACCACAAATAAG GGAAAGAGCAAAGTTAAAGGCATATTTTTGGATATGTCTAAAATGGAAAAGCTGCACATAGATGAAGAAGCCTTCTCAGGATTGGATAATTTAAAGTACCTCAAAGTTTACAGGTCGTCGTGTAATTATGGAGATGCAGGCTTCATATTTGACTCAAATTACTTGCAGTATCTTCCAAATGAGTTAAGGTTGCTCTATTGGGAAGAATATCCTTGCGAGCTTTTGCCCACAAGCTTTCTTGCGGAGAATCTTGTTGAGCTCAGTTTGCCAAGTAGCAATATTAAACGACTTTGGAGTGGAGATCAG GCTCCTCAAAAGTTGAAATATCTGGATCTTTTTAGATGTAAACAATTGATTGAACTCCCAAATCTATCATCAGCTACAAATTTGAAGAGCATAAGTCTTGTAAGTTGTAAGAGTTTAGTTGAGATTCCCTCATCGATTCAACATCTCAGCAATCTCACTTCTCTTGATCTTGATGGCTGTAAAAATTTGAAGAGTGTTCCAAGCCTCAGTAAACTAGAATCTCTCGAGTATCTTAGTCTTTCTTGGTGCTCAAATATAAACATAGTTCCAGACCTTCCTATGGGCATTAAGGAGGTATACTCATATGATTCTGGAATAGAAGAATTGTCTTCATCAATGGAATGTCTCTCTTCTCTTGTTCATTTGGGTATGGGGGAATGTGTGAAGCTAAAGACCCTCCCAAGCAGCATGTCTTTGTTGAAATGCCTTCGATGGCTTGATCTTAATGGCTGCTTAGGACTTGTCGAAATTCCTGATGACATTGTCTCTTTGTCATTGTTAGAAAAATTGAGTCTAGACAACTGCAATAGACTTCAAGGTTTGCCTGAGCTTCCATGTCGACTAGGAATACTCCGAGCAGGAAATTGCACATTGCTGGAAACTACAGTGTCAACTTCATATATTAACCTACCAAAATATTCAGGGAGAAAAAACTATGAATTCAACTATTGTAATTGCGTAAATTTGAACCAGAATTCACGTTGCAACATTGTAAAAGATGCAAGACTAAGGATTGAACAACTTGCCACT AACAACACAGAGAGTGGAGTGGGATTTTTTGTTGGTTTACCTGGAAGTGAAATACCAAGGTGGTTCAGCTATGAAAACCCAAGATCTTCAATGGATATCAGGTTCCCTTTTGGTTGCTTTAACTCCATGTTCCTGGGTTTCGCATTTTCTGCCATTTTAAGTTTCGAGGTTCCTGTTATCGCTGCAAAGATGTTGTTGAACTGTAAATGCAATTTCAAGAATGTTAAAGGTGGCGAGAGGGATTTCTCCATTATCGAATATTTTCCACCGGTAACTGTCCCTGAATCAGATCACCTATTCCTTTGGTACAAGCACTACACCTATTCAGATGATCTATGCAATGTGAAGGAGGCCACATTCACTTTCACAGCAGAGTTGTTGAACTACAATTTTGATCAGTTAGAGTGTGAGAAATACAAATTAAAGGTGAAGATTTGTGGAGTCCATCTGATGTATGGGAATGAAGAAGTTAACAAATGCAAACCCAGCAGAGCAGAAACAAGTCTCTCATTGCACTGTGGAGAAACCAATCCAAACTTTAAAGAATCAGTGCTTGAAACTGAAAGCAATGACAAAAACATCAGACTAGACTATTTAAGCTCTAACCAGACAAATGCATTTACTGATGGCAGATCTGCGTGCGAGAAAGAAGAACCACTTTGTTTAAATGTTTACTCTTCAAATGCTGAAGATGAGTGTGGCTACAACGAAACTATGCTTCCTTTCTATCACTACTTGTGGATGTCGTGA